One segment of Babesia bigemina genome assembly Bbig001, chromosome : II DNA contains the following:
- a CDS encoding kelch repeat and K+ channel tetramerisation domain containing protein, putative, with the protein MEVDERSSRANYQIRISSYSVKIAGIERCPMTLSAVRAAPEKHTDSPGNHDLPSSAVSVAPSDLDIHSLTTVKGWIGTPSDFMVPKASFDAASNSALASLTAGASARDVGSISLSSDLAPLRLPPERVDTLSSTEDFEHMAQLSLKARREELVRSAEELQAERKAFVERMRQERLVEAEKLSEERRRHGQEIASQLKHVQFEREESRRRIEEERQKLEHEKDIFANYMQLESAKLRQRVELFEQDQRKVLDNKVATQTMVDINVGGVVFETSRHTIAKQPTSFLADLISGRHEVGRDRQGRIFLDRDYELFRLILNFMRNPECLPVPKDLAESTLILNEAAYYKIKFSPYPLALCLGGHDGRAPLGAVEVLDRENMCWRNCSPMQTARMYFGAGTLNNFVYAFGGHNLDYKALCETEMYDRLRDTWHTAASLNKARRNNGGCAFGDRLFCVGGFDGQSVLDSVESYDVRMRNWIHLAPLTTPRSSPMLAPQNGMLYALGGTSGERLQSVERYDPRMNKWEAMPGALLKVRSAGAACAYNNELYLIGGIDNMHTIHNSLETWNSTSQASRYLMEAPVELMDTSLTCCGDSLLLTGGQNTQVSDATYIYKPEVDEWSKGPALLLPRYGHCTVYLDI; encoded by the exons ATGGAAGTTGATGAACGAAGTTCCAGAGCCAACTATCAAATACGTATAAGTTCCTATAGTGTCAAAATCGCT GGCATCGAGCGTTGCCCTATGACGCTGTCCGCGGTGCGCGCTGCGCCAGAG AAACACACGGATTCTCCGGGGAATCACGATTTACCGTCGAGCGCAGTGTCCGTGGCGCCGTCTGATTTAGACATCCACTCGCTTACTACCGTTAAGGGTTGGATAGGGACACCGTCAGACTTTATGGTGCCGAAAGCTTCTTTCGATGCGGCTTCTAACAGCGCGCTGGCTTCCCTTACAGCGGGAGCATCGGCACGAGATGTCGGCTCCATCTCGCTGTCCAGCGACCTCGCACCCCTTCGCTTGCCGCCGGAGAGGGTGGACACGCTCAGCAGCACAGAAGACTTCGAGCACATG GCGCAACTATCGCTGAAAGCTCGGCGCGAAGAGTTGGTGCGCTCCGCTGAGGAgctgcaggctgagcgTAAGGCATTTGTGGAGCGTATGCGCCAGGAGCGTCTCGTGGAGGCTGAGAAGCTGAGT GAGGAGCGCCGGCGCCACGGTCAGGAAATAGCGTCGCAGCTGAAGCACGTACAATTCGAACGCGAGGAATCGCGTCGGCGAATTGAGGAGGAGCGCCAGAAGCTGGAGCACGAAAAAGACATTTTCGCGAACTACATGCAGCTCGAATCGGCGAAATTGCgccaacgtgttgagctATTCGAGCAGGACCAGCGCAAGGTGCTGGACAACAAGGTCGCAACCCAGACCATGGTTGACATCAATGTCGGCGGCGTTGTATTCGAGACCTCTAGACACACGATCGCCAAGCAGCCCACGTCGTTCCTCGCCGACCTGATCAGCGGCCGCCACGAGGTGGGACGTGACCGCCAGGGTCGCATCTTCCTCGATCGTGACTACGAGCTGTTTAGGCTAATCCTGAACTTCATGCGCAACCCGGAGTGCTTACCCGTCCCCAAGGACCTCGCGGAGAGCACGCTTATACTAAACGAGGCGGCCTACTACAAGATCAAGTTCAGCCCGTATCCCCTGGCGCTGTGCCTTGGCGGCCACGACGGGCGTGCGCCTCTCGGTGCGGTAGAGGTGCTCGACCGTGAGAACATGTGCTGGCGCAACTGTTCGCCGATGCAGACGGCTCGTATGTATTTCGGAGCGGGGACGCTAAACAATTTCGTGTACGCGTTTGGCGGCCACAACCTCGACTACAAGGCCCTGTGCGAAACCGAGATGTACGACAGGTTGCGTGACACTTGGCACACCGCCGCCTCGCTGAATAAGGCTCGCCGCAACAACGGCGGTTGCGCTTTTGGTGACAGGCTCTTTTGCGTTGGGGGGTTCGACGGCCAGTCGGTGTTGGACTCAGTCGAGTCGTACGACGTTCGGATGCGCAACTGGATCCATCTAGCGCCGCTCACCACCCCGCGGTCGTCTCCCATGCTTGCGCCGCAAAACGGTATGCTCTACGCGCTGGGAGGCACCAGCGGGGAGCGGCTGCAGAGTGTGGAGCGCTATGATCCACGCATGAACAAGTGGGAGGCGATGCCCGGCGCGCTGCTTAAGGTACGCAGCGCCGGAGCCGCCTGCGCGTACAACAACGAGCTGTACCTCATCGGAGGAATCGACAACATGCACACTATCCACAACTCTCTGGAAACGTGGAACTCGACTTCACAGGCAAGCCGGTACCTGATGGAAGCGCCGGTTGAGCTCATGGACACATCGCTGACGTGCTGCGGCGACTCGCTTCTACTGACGGGCGGTCAGAACACGCAGGTCTCCGACGCCACGTATATATACAAACCGGAAGTCGACGAGTGGTCCAAGG GTCCCGCACTACTTCTACCGAGATACGGCCATTGCACTGTGTACTTGGACATTTAA